Proteins encoded within one genomic window of Arachis ipaensis cultivar K30076 chromosome B08, Araip1.1, whole genome shotgun sequence:
- the LOC110265285 gene encoding uncharacterized protein LOC110265285 codes for MASSSTKPTRWCKSSLSLTSLTAGLTVDLSLSLRYIASLTSVSDSRSLRSVSVTALSPSLLYRALSQANRWNSTRSQSVPAPKRTRSSTNSCLNYADSAKHCRMELLMQQSVSTAGSALEHMKRTHEAVNEKESKHISAAVSLISSTN; via the exons CTCACTGAGTCTCACCTCTCTCACGGCTGGTCTCACCGTCGACCTGTCTCTATCTCTCCGGTATATCGCTTCTCTCACGAGCGTTTCAGACTCAAGGTCGTTGCGCTCTGTTTCTGTCACTGCTCTGTCACCGTCGCTGCTCTATCGCGCTCTGTCACAAGCGAATCGATGGAATTCGACCCGATCCCAATCAGTTCCTGCTCCAAAGAGAACCAGATCATCTACCAATAGTTGTTTAAATTACGCCGATTCAG CAAAGCATTGCCGTATGGAGTTACTCATGCAGCAAAG TGTAAGTACCGCTGGATCAGCTTTAGAGCATATGAAGAGGACTCATGAGGCTGTAAATGAGAAAGAATCCAAACATATTTCTGCAGCAGTGTCACTAATCAG CTCCACAAATTAA